Proteins from one Oenanthe melanoleuca isolate GR-GAL-2019-014 chromosome 1, OMel1.0, whole genome shotgun sequence genomic window:
- the LOC130252196 gene encoding stromelysin-1-like, translating to MRMGNLPFLLLLCTALSSAFPANTRQTKEEGMQLIQKYLEKYYGFKKDGEPSVWKNNNAMTEKLKEMQEFFGLEVTGKLDSGTLDLVQKHRCGFPDVAGFSTFAGEPKWTKQVLTYRIVNYTPDLRPADVNAAIKKALRVWSSVTPLRFIKKDRGDADIMISFAARGHNDFIPFDGPGGSLAHAYAPGKDFGGDAHFDEDETWTKSTEGTNLFYVAAHEFGHSLGLSHSKDPNALMYPVYRKYDPSVLLLHQDDITGIQYLYGSSPNTNSDQRESTEIKDPTESKDPALPNSCSSNLTFDAVTTFRGEIMFFKDKHVWRKHPAVRAAEFELVSSFWPRLPPGVDAAYEIPEKDEMVIIKGNEFWVVRGDTILPGYPQKIYTLGFSKDITKIDAAFHNGIERKTYYFIEDKFWSYDKRSQSMDRKSLMIRDAFPGINGKIDAVFQHENFLYFFSGRKQFEFDIDKKRVTRFLKTNFWFPC from the exons ATGAGAATGGGAAACCTCCCATTTCTCCTATTATTGTGCACAGcactttcttctgcttttcctgcaaaCACAAGGCAGACAAAGGAAGAAGGCATGCAGCTTATCCAG aagTACCTGGAAAAATACTATGGCTTTAAGAAAGATGGGGAACCTTCtgtttggaaaaataataatgcaatgACCGAAAAACtaaaagaaatgcaggaatTCTTTGGGCTGGAGGTGACAGGGAAGCTGGATTCTGGCACTTTGGACTTGGTACAGAAACACCGCTGTGGATTCCCCGATGTAGCCGGGTTCTCCACCTTTGCAGGAGAGCCAAAATGGACAAAACAAGTCCTGACATACAG GATAGTAAACTACACACCAGACCTGCGTCCTGCAGATGTCAATGCAGCAATCAAGAAAGCTTTAAGGGTTTGGAGCAGTGTGACCCCGCTGAGATTCATCAAGAAGGACAGAGGTGATGCAGACATAATGATCTCCTTTGCAGCCAGAG GTCACAATGACTTCATCCCCTTTGACGGCCCCGGGGGCTCCCTCGCCCATGCCTACGCACCTGGAAAGGATTTTGGGGGAGATGCTCACTTTGATGAGGATGAAACGTGGACCAAAAGCACAGAGG GCACAAACTTGTTCTATGTTGCTGCCCATGAGTTTGGCCATTCACTGGGACTTTCCCATTCCAAAGACCCCAATGCTCTGATGTATCCAGTCTACAGGAAATATGACCCTTCAGTTCTCCTTCTTCATCAGGATGATATTACTGGCATACAGTACCTCTATG GATCATCTCCTAACACAAACAGCGATCAAAGGGAATCTACTGAGATAAAAGACCCAACTGAGTCAAAAGACCCTGCACTGCCcaacagctgcagctccaaTTTAACATTTGATGCTGTCACCACTTTCCGTGGAGAAATAATGTTCTTTAAAGACAA GCATGTTTGGCGCAAACACCCAGCAGTCAGAGCAGCTGAATTTGAGTTGGTGTCTTCATTCTGGCCACGGCTGCCACCTGGTGTTGATGCTGCATATGAAATTCCTGAAAAAGATGAAATGGTCATTATTAAAG GGAATGAATTCTGGGTTGTGAGAGGAGATACCATACTTCCTGGGTACCCCCAAAAAATCTACACCCTGGGCTTTTCAAAAGATATTACCAAAATTGATGCTGCTTTTCATAATGGAATTGAGAGGAAAACATACTACTTCATAGAGGACAAATTTTGGAG TTATGATAAAAGAAGTCAGTCAATGGATAGGAAGTCATTAATGATACGAGATGCATTTCCAGGAATTAATGGGAAGATTGATGCTGTCTTTCAACATGAAA acttcctttatttcttcagtGGAAGAAAGCAATTTGAGTTTGACATTGATAAGAAGAGAGTTACACGCTTTCTAAAGACAAACTTCTGGTTTCCATGTTAA